One genomic segment of Candidatus Sulfotelmatobacter sp. includes these proteins:
- a CDS encoding VOC family protein — MKIVPVIRSSDLQRSLHFYTEVLDFERKWPGQGDREMANGVIDLVRDEAELQLSRHSGDGAFGSVNRVFVDDVDERYLTFRSRGLCTTQRPESPIHTAPVDQTWGLREFAVTDPDGNGLCFCMPKR; from the coding sequence ATGAAGATTGTGCCTGTGATCAGGTCTAGCGATTTGCAACGATCATTACATTTCTACACCGAAGTTCTCGACTTCGAGCGCAAATGGCCTGGGCAGGGCGACCGCGAGATGGCCAACGGAGTAATCGATCTAGTTCGTGACGAGGCTGAACTACAGCTTTCCCGTCATTCAGGAGATGGTGCCTTCGGCTCTGTCAATCGTGTGTTTGTGGACGACGTCGACGAGCGTTACTTGACCTTTCGCAGCCGCGGTCTGTGTACGACGCAACGCCCTGAGTCTCCAATTCACACCGCGCCAGTGGATCAGACGTGGGGACTGCGCGAGTTTGCGGTGACCGATCCAGACGGCAACGGTCTCTGTTTTTGCATGCCAAAAAGATAA
- a CDS encoding SDR family NAD(P)-dependent oxidoreductase codes for MPERIALITGAHGGLGTHVTKAFLNADFAVTGVSPNIRQSDFDHPRFTALAASLDGLEAAKKVADAVIVRFGKIDVLAHLVGGFAGGQTVADTDDGTFQRMFEMNLNSAFHMLRAVIPHMRKAGGGRIIAIGSRAAEAPGAGVGAYSASKAALVSLIRTVAFENKDAGITANVILPGTMNTPANRKDMPGADTSQWVQPASVASLILWLAGDTGKDVTGAAIPVYGRGL; via the coding sequence ATGCCTGAAAGAATTGCCCTTATTACCGGAGCCCATGGTGGCTTGGGGACTCATGTCACCAAGGCCTTCCTGAACGCCGATTTTGCCGTGACCGGGGTATCGCCCAACATCCGGCAATCCGACTTCGACCATCCCCGCTTCACCGCGCTCGCGGCTTCGCTGGATGGTCTCGAAGCGGCAAAAAAGGTCGCGGACGCCGTTATCGTCCGCTTCGGAAAAATCGACGTGCTGGCGCACCTGGTGGGCGGTTTTGCGGGAGGGCAGACTGTTGCCGATACCGACGACGGGACGTTTCAGCGCATGTTTGAAATGAATCTGAACAGCGCATTCCACATGTTGCGGGCGGTAATCCCTCATATGCGCAAGGCCGGAGGCGGCCGCATCATCGCCATCGGCAGCCGGGCTGCCGAGGCTCCTGGTGCGGGGGTTGGCGCTTACAGCGCGTCGAAGGCGGCGCTGGTGTCGCTAATACGCACCGTCGCTTTCGAAAATAAAGACGCCGGCATCACCGCCAACGTTATCCTTCCTGGCACGATGAATACTCCGGCCAATCGCAAAGACATGCCCGGCGCCGACACATCACAGTGGGTGCAACCGGCATCGGTCGCCAGCCTGATCCTGTGGCTCGCAGGAGACACTGGAAAAGACGTAACCGGGGCGGCCATCCCAGTGTATGGCCGAGGGCTATAA
- a CDS encoding ABC-F family ATP-binding cassette domain-containing protein, with protein sequence MIQLSGAGKRFGHKLLFENADWLITPRDRIGLVGGNGTGKSTLMKVLAGMDTFDYGGLVVAKGTSAGYLPQDGLTLSGRSVFDECMSVFDDLRAMEKELESLTHSMAELDHTSAEYDAVAERYHRVEHEFRTRDGYSIESEVGRVLMGLGFTKEDWPRLTDEFSGGWQMRLALAKLLLQQPKMLLLDEPTNHLDLEARNWLEEYLQNYPHAFVLISHDRYFLDVTVDKIAEIWNKRFWFYTGNYDKFLTQKTQRNEQLLAAYKNQRDRIEQLEMFINRFRYQATKAKQVQSRIKELEKIERIEIPPEEKTIHFSFPQPKPSGRIVAEFEDVAKIYPGRTNPSMTREGKVGIDKEVFRNVSFMIERGDRIALVGVNGAGKSTLIKLLAGTEQVTQGDYRLGHNVDADYFAQDQYKELDPDARILDDLGDASPGSGETELRSLLGCFLFSDEDVFKKIGVLSGGERGRYALLRLLLHPANFLLLDEPTNHLDLRAKDVLLNALMKYTGTVVFVSHDRYFIDKLATRVFEVGDGRVEVFPGNYEDYLWRKQGGQHVAPTLDDVPGAKNAKNAAGGKAAAGAPVLASVARSGTGLATSDQPTNGDRASENKRRLNPIKRKQMEDRVHELEQDISRAEAAISNLETALQNFVSAEESQRQAQELDLHKTNHAALMKEWEEYSEELSSSSNDKA encoded by the coding sequence ATGATTCAGCTCTCCGGCGCCGGGAAACGCTTCGGCCACAAACTGCTCTTCGAAAACGCGGACTGGCTCATCACGCCCCGCGACCGCATCGGCCTGGTCGGCGGCAACGGCACCGGCAAGTCGACGCTGATGAAAGTGCTCGCCGGGATGGACACATTCGACTACGGCGGCCTCGTCGTCGCGAAAGGCACATCCGCCGGATATCTTCCGCAGGATGGCCTCACGCTCTCCGGGCGCAGCGTTTTCGACGAGTGCATGTCGGTGTTTGACGATTTGCGGGCGATGGAGAAAGAACTCGAAAGTCTGACCCACAGCATGGCCGAACTCGACCACACCAGCGCCGAATATGATGCCGTGGCCGAGCGCTATCACCGAGTGGAACACGAGTTCCGCACCCGCGACGGCTATTCCATCGAATCCGAAGTCGGCCGAGTGTTGATGGGCCTCGGCTTCACCAAAGAAGACTGGCCGCGCCTGACCGACGAATTTTCCGGCGGCTGGCAGATGCGCCTCGCCCTGGCCAAGCTTCTGTTGCAGCAGCCAAAAATGCTGTTGCTCGACGAGCCGACGAACCATCTCGATCTCGAAGCGCGCAACTGGCTGGAAGAATATTTGCAGAATTATCCGCATGCTTTTGTGTTGATCTCGCATGACCGTTATTTTCTGGATGTCACGGTCGACAAGATTGCCGAAATCTGGAACAAGCGTTTCTGGTTCTATACGGGCAACTACGACAAGTTTCTGACCCAGAAGACGCAGCGCAACGAGCAACTGCTGGCTGCCTACAAGAACCAGCGCGACCGCATCGAGCAGTTGGAAATGTTCATCAACCGATTTCGCTACCAGGCGACTAAGGCGAAGCAGGTGCAGAGCAGAATTAAAGAACTGGAAAAGATCGAGCGCATCGAGATTCCGCCGGAAGAGAAGACAATCCATTTTTCGTTCCCGCAGCCGAAGCCAAGCGGACGCATCGTGGCCGAATTCGAGGACGTGGCCAAGATCTATCCGGGCAGGACTAATCCTAGTATGACGCGTGAGGGAAAAGTCGGCATCGATAAAGAAGTGTTCCGCAACGTCAGCTTCATGATCGAGCGCGGGGATCGGATCGCGCTGGTGGGAGTGAACGGCGCGGGCAAATCGACGCTGATCAAACTCCTCGCCGGAACCGAGCAGGTCACACAGGGTGATTATCGTCTCGGCCACAACGTGGACGCCGACTACTTCGCGCAGGATCAATATAAAGAACTCGATCCCGACGCCCGGATTCTCGACGATCTCGGCGATGCGTCGCCGGGTTCGGGCGAGACCGAATTGCGTAGCTTGCTCGGTTGTTTCCTGTTCTCCGACGAAGACGTGTTCAAGAAGATCGGGGTGCTCTCGGGCGGCGAGCGCGGGCGCTACGCGCTGCTCCGGCTGCTGTTGCATCCGGCGAACTTCTTGCTACTGGACGAACCTACAAACCACCTCGATCTGCGCGCCAAAGACGTCCTGCTCAACGCGCTGATGAAATATACCGGCACGGTCGTCTTCGTCTCGCACGACCGCTACTTCATCGATAAGCTGGCTACGCGCGTTTTCGAAGTCGGCGACGGCAGAGTCGAAGTCTTCCCCGGCAACTACGAAGATTATCTGTGGCGCAAGCAGGGCGGCCAGCACGTCGCGCCCACGCTGGATGATGTGCCGGGGGCGAAGAACGCGAAAAACGCGGCGGGTGGCAAAGCAGCAGCGGGTGCCCCAGTTCTCGCTTCAGTTGCGAGAAGTGGGACAGGTCTGGCCACGTCCGATCAGCCGACTAACGGAGATCGAGCCTCAGAAAACAAAAGACGCCTGAATCCCATCAAGCGCAAGCAAATGGAAGATCGCGTCCATGAATTGGAACAGGATATAAGCCGCGCGGAAGCCGCCATATCGAATCTGGAAACGGCGCTGCAGAATTTCGTCAGCGCCGAGGAAAGCCAGCGCCAGGCGCAGGAACTGGATCTGCACAAAACTAATCATGCCGCGTTGATGAAAGAGTGGGAGGAATATTCTGAGGAGTTATCGAGCTCCAGCAATGACAAAGCTTAG
- a CDS encoding addiction module protein: protein MEAGELLKHALTLSDKDRAELASSLIDSLDPTVDPDYELAWQEEIARRLEEVESGRAKTIPWDEVRCKGRVLLNGS from the coding sequence ATGGAAGCTGGTGAACTGCTCAAACACGCGCTGACTCTCTCCGACAAAGACCGCGCAGAATTAGCGTCCAGCCTAATAGACAGCCTTGACCCCACCGTTGATCCTGATTATGAACTGGCATGGCAGGAAGAGATCGCCCGACGCCTCGAAGAGGTCGAGAGTGGAAGGGCTAAGACCATTCCGTGGGACGAGGTTAGATGCAAGGGCAGAGTTCTCTTGAATGGCAGCTAG
- a CDS encoding NUDIX domain-containing protein, with amino-acid sequence MGLARIAKSLPLQVAAICYRKRGTAIEFLLVNTNGGNKWTFPKGSTEARLSHSQAAEREAAEEAGALGTIEPRHFHLYLHSKGVFWQAGGVQEFVVKAFLMEVHQMRRPDEGNRKPTWFSAQEAKRRLAKGREVKYTHELEAVIDRALERIQYHSELWGDYRGARNGRPTTQPKDPIANVVWP; translated from the coding sequence ATGGGGTTAGCTCGCATCGCGAAGTCTTTGCCGCTGCAAGTGGCTGCGATCTGTTATCGCAAGCGGGGCACGGCGATCGAGTTCCTCCTGGTTAATACCAACGGCGGCAATAAGTGGACATTCCCTAAAGGGTCGACGGAAGCGCGGCTGTCACACAGCCAGGCCGCGGAGCGCGAAGCCGCCGAAGAAGCTGGCGCTCTGGGCACGATCGAACCGCGGCACTTTCATCTTTACCTGCACTCCAAAGGCGTGTTCTGGCAAGCCGGCGGCGTACAGGAATTTGTGGTCAAGGCGTTTTTGATGGAGGTCCATCAGATGCGGCGGCCGGATGAAGGCAATCGAAAGCCCACCTGGTTCAGTGCACAAGAGGCCAAGCGCCGTCTCGCCAAAGGCCGCGAAGTGAAATATACCCACGAACTCGAAGCGGTGATTGACCGCGCCCTCGAACGCATCCAGTACCACAGCGAACTCTGGGGAGACTATCGCGGAGCGCGCAACGGCCGTCCCACCACACAACCCAAGGATCCGATCGCGAATGTAGTGTGGCCGTAG
- a CDS encoding FadR/GntR family transcriptional regulator: MYRLVRTSRLYEQIVQQIEESIVKGALKAGDQLPAERELAQRFGVSRTAVREAVKALREKGLVEAYSGRGTFITDGTNQAVRQSLDLVAKIGQPEGSTHLAEVRVILEPEIAMLAALRIQEPELATMREAVAIMDRAGRDPETYIEADLDFHLALAEGAANPLILSLLDSIVALLREQRLRIFDVPGGAERGQVHHKQILEAVEHRDPEKSRNAMRAHLLQVLDDTRSAATKRGPGKR, translated from the coding sequence GTGTATCGGCTGGTTCGTACTTCCCGACTTTACGAGCAAATCGTTCAGCAAATTGAAGAGTCCATTGTCAAAGGCGCTCTCAAAGCCGGAGATCAGCTTCCGGCCGAGCGCGAATTGGCCCAGCGCTTCGGCGTGAGCCGCACCGCCGTCCGCGAGGCAGTCAAGGCGTTGCGCGAAAAAGGACTCGTCGAAGCCTATTCGGGGCGCGGCACGTTCATTACCGACGGCACCAACCAGGCCGTGCGCCAATCACTCGATCTGGTGGCGAAGATCGGCCAGCCCGAAGGCTCAACTCATCTTGCCGAGGTGCGCGTGATCCTTGAGCCGGAAATTGCGATGCTCGCCGCCCTTCGCATCCAGGAACCGGAATTGGCCACGATGCGAGAAGCAGTCGCCATCATGGATCGTGCCGGGCGGGACCCCGAGACCTACATCGAAGCGGACCTGGATTTTCATCTGGCCCTGGCCGAGGGCGCAGCCAACCCACTCATTCTTTCTCTGCTCGATTCCATTGTGGCGCTCCTGCGCGAGCAGCGACTTCGCATTTTTGACGTTCCCGGCGGGGCCGAGCGCGGCCAAGTCCATCACAAGCAGATTCTGGAGGCGGTCGAGCACCGTGACCCCGAAAAGTCGCGAAACGCCATGCGTGCGCATCTACTACAAGTCCTCGACGACACCCGGTCCGCGGCAACCAAACGCGGACCTGGAAAGCGCT